The Archangium primigenium genomic interval CGCGGGTCTGGCGCCGCAGGGCGTCGGGCGCCAGGCCGCCGGGGACCCGGGGCACGAGCGTGGCGATGCGCGCGCTGATCCGCGCCAGGGCCGCGCGCAGGTCCTCGAGGGAATCCGCGGGCCCGTCCGTGCGGGGGGCACGCGCCTGCACCTGCTTGGCCGCGTCCATCTGGGCCTGGAAGAAGGCGGTGATGGCGGCGTCCGAGGGCGCGGGCAGGCCCAGGTCGCGCGCGGCCTGATGCACGTCACGGCGGGCGGCCTCCAGCACCCGGGCCTCCTGCTCGGGCACCTCCAGGGGCACACCCGCGCGCCGCTTGGCCTCGGCCACCCGCGGCATCAGCGCCAGGCGCTCGGCGGTCGCGACGAGCAGCGCGTCCACGGGCGTGGCGGTGGCCTCCCGGGCGCCCTCGCCCAGGTACCTCTCCCGCCACCGCGCCAGTGCCCCGCTCGCCTCCTGGGCCAGGAGCCACGTGTCCAGATCCGCGGCGAGCTCCGCGCGCGAGGCCTCCACGTAGAGCGCCACCGTGTCCTGGGTGAAGGGCCCCACCCGCTCGAGGCCCGTGAGGCCCTCGGCCCAGCGGGGGCCCTCGACGGTGTTGGTGAGCAGCGCGTCGGCCTGGCCCGAGACGAGGGCCTCGCGCACCGCGTTGCCGGGAATGGCGAGGATGCGCGCGTGCCGGAAGTGGGCGCGGGCCACGCGCTCCAGGTGGCCGCCGAGGTTCACCGCGAGCCGGAACTCGGGCCGGTCCAGCGCCTGGAGGGTGGCGAGCGGGGCCTCGGGACCCGTGGGCGCCGGGGCCCAGGCCGGACGCCGCAGGAGCACCAGGGCCCCGTTGCGCGCCACGGGCACCGTGTAGCGCCCCACCAGCGAGCGCTCGGGCCGGAGGGTGAGGCCGCTGGCGGCCAGGTCGAAGCGGTGGGCGGTGAGGTCCGCCACCAACCCG includes:
- a CDS encoding transporter substrate-binding domain-containing protein translates to MAPCVLRVRAVLVGAVLALAAACTTPSATAPAAREAPVLRVGTSGDYPPFTSMREDGRVSGFDAALLDAYAAERGYRLEWVRFHWPGLVADLTAHRFDLAASGLTLRPERSLVGRYTVPVARNGALVLLRRPAWAPAPTGPEAPLATLQALDRPEFRLAVNLGGHLERVARAHFRHARILAIPGNAVREALVSGQADALLTNTVEGPRWAEGLTGLERVGPFTQDTVALYVEASRAELAADLDTWLLAQEASGALARWRERYLGEGAREATATPVDALLVATAERLALMPRVAEAKRRAGVPLEVPEQEARVLEAARRDVHQAARDLGLPAPSDAAITAFFQAQMDAAKQVQARAPRTDGPADSLEDLRAALARISARIATLVPRVPGGLAPDALRRQTRAQLAASGLTPGECDRLAEALAALGPAR